The sequence below is a genomic window from Cystobacter fuscus DSM 2262.
ACGCTCGCCATCATCCTCGAGTCGCTCGGCCAGCGCGTCCCCGTCATCCGCGACGCCGCCCTCAACGAGCGCCACTACGGCGACCTCCAGGGCCTCAACAAGGAAGACGCCGCCAAGCGCTGGGGCGACGATCAGATCAAGATCTGGCGCCGCTCCTACGACGTGCCGCCCCCCAATGGCGAGTCCCTCGAGATGACCGCCAAGCGCGTGCTCCCCTTCTATGATCGCGGCATCAGCGGCGACCTGCGTCTGGGCAAGAACGTGCTCGTGGTCGCCCACGGCAACTCCAACCGCTCGCTCGTGATGAAGCTCGACAAGCTCACCGGTGAGCAGGTGATCGGCCTGGAGCTCGCCACCGGCGTGCCGCTCGTCTACGAGATGTCCAAGGAGTGCGAGGTCATCAAGAAGCACGCCTGAGTCCCCGGGGGGCCCCACGCGGGGCCCCCTTCCGTCCGGCTCAGCCCAGCAGCGCCGCCAGCCCGGCGAGCCCGAGGACGAGGAAGTAGAGCGACTCGCCGGCGAGGAGGCCTCCGCCCACCAGCGACGTCGTGCTCATGTCCTCGGGCAGCACCTCGCCCTCGCCCGGAGCGCCGGCCGACTGGGGCGGCGCCCTGCGCGACAGCGTGTTCCAGAGCGAGGACAGGATGCCGCCCACGCCGAACCACAGCGCCACCGACAGGTTGACGAAGCCTCCGAAGGACGAGGCATAGGGGCTGGACAGCAGCACCGCATCCATCACCCACCCCACCGCGAAGCCCGTGCGCGAGCCCTGGACGAAGCGCGTGTAGCGCGCGTCGCGCTTGAGCAGCTTGCGCGCCACCTCGATGAGCAGGCCCACCGCGAGGCCGAAGAGCAGCGCCTTCACCGTGTGGTCCGACAGCGTGCCCAGGCTGCGAATGGCGCCCACGATCTTGTACGTCATGGCCGAGCCCCACTGCCCCACGGGCGCCGTCGGGTCATCGAGCTGGTTGATGGCGAGCACCGGATAGGCGCTCATGAACACGCGCGCCAGCCCCACGCACAGCACCGCGCCCATCACGATGCCCACCACCTGGTAGCGGAACTGCACGGTGCGGTCCGTGCCCAGGCGCCAGCCCGTGGAGCGGTCCTGCTGCATGTCACTGCCCACCGAGGTGCAGATGAGCAGGATGCTCGCGGACATCAGGCCCACCAGCGGCTCCTTCAACCCCAGGAGCGACATGAGCAGCACCGACACCACGAAGGCGCTGGAGACGGGGTTCTGATCCGTCATGCCGTAGGCGATGCCGTTGACGAGCACGAAGAGCAGCGACAGCGCCATGCCGAAGAGGATGAAGCCCAGGGGCTGGCCGAGCAGCCGCGTGGCCACCAGGACCACCGCCACGCCCCAGAAGGCGACCCACGCGAGCAGCCGGGGCAAGTTCACCTGCTTCCACGCGGGCACCTCGTCCGCGGGCAGCCGCGCCCGGTTGCGCACCCGCTCCACCGCCTGCACCGCCAGCAGCGACAGGTCCACCAGGGCCGCACCGCAGATCATCGCCAGGCCCACGAGGAAGCCAATCTTGCGGAAGGGCTCGTCCGCCTTGAGCCAACCGTGCTCGCGCAACCAGGGCGTCGCGGCCGCGCCCAGCAGACCCCCCACCATGGCGGGCACCGTGATGCGGCTGCCCACCACCAGGCCCACCCCCACCGTGGACGCGCTCAGCCCGGCCGCTCCCAGCGCGGCCACGTGCTCGGTGAGCCAGGCCACCAACGAGCCCGCGCCCGCGCCTCCCCCCAGCTTGGCGATGGAGCGCTTCAACAGCCGCTTGTCGGTGAGCGCCCGCAGGATGTTGGCCACCGCGTGGCCCGACGGAAAGTCCAGTTGCAGCCGGTCCACGAGCAGCGGCGTGTAGAGCATCCCCACGCCCACGCCGAACATGCCCACGCACCCCAGGAAGAGCATCAGGTGCCAGGCGGGCGGCTGCGGCATGCCCAGCCACACCATGGCCTGGATGAGCACCGCCATGGCGCACATGGAGGCCACCGACGCCGCCATGGTCTGGATGTAGTTGGCGCCGTGCTTGCCCTCGGGGCCATAGCCGTAGGTGACGGCGCTGCCGAGGATGCCCGCCAGCACCTGCCCGCCCACGAAGATGCCCAGGCTGAAGTTCATGTACGAGGCGGCGATCCCCCCCAGCGGCCCCAGCACGAAGATGGCCACCGAGCTGAGCAGCAGGTGGAACTTCCACGAGCCCGGAGGGGGAAGCCACCCGTAGCGCGGCCGTTGAAGGGACGGCGGCGCCTGGGGAATACCAGTGGGGGAGGTAGGGAGGGGCGGGAGGACGGGCCGGGCCATGGGGACCCGGAGGCTAGCCTACTGGCAGATCCCCGGACAGTCGCTCGTCTGGCCCGACTCGCACGCGTCGAGCGGATCATCCACACAGCTCTTCGCCACCGGGCAGCCCCCAAAGGCGAGCCCCCCACAGCACACCACGAAGTCCTCGGGCACATCGCAGGTCCAGTTGTATCGCTGGCAACTGCCTCCCCCCGCCGGGCGCGCGAAGATCCTTCCCTCCACGCAATCCGGCTCCTCGTCGATGATGGGGGACTCACCACAGCCCCCCAGCACGGACACCCACGCCAACAGACACGGCAACACGAGTCTTTT
It includes:
- a CDS encoding OPT/YSL family transporter — protein: MARPVLPPLPTSPTGIPQAPPSLQRPRYGWLPPPGSWKFHLLLSSVAIFVLGPLGGIAASYMNFSLGIFVGGQVLAGILGSAVTYGYGPEGKHGANYIQTMAASVASMCAMAVLIQAMVWLGMPQPPAWHLMLFLGCVGMFGVGVGMLYTPLLVDRLQLDFPSGHAVANILRALTDKRLLKRSIAKLGGGAGAGSLVAWLTEHVAALGAAGLSASTVGVGLVVGSRITVPAMVGGLLGAAATPWLREHGWLKADEPFRKIGFLVGLAMICGAALVDLSLLAVQAVERVRNRARLPADEVPAWKQVNLPRLLAWVAFWGVAVVLVATRLLGQPLGFILFGMALSLLFVLVNGIAYGMTDQNPVSSAFVVSVLLMSLLGLKEPLVGLMSASILLICTSVGSDMQQDRSTGWRLGTDRTVQFRYQVVGIVMGAVLCVGLARVFMSAYPVLAINQLDDPTAPVGQWGSAMTYKIVGAIRSLGTLSDHTVKALLFGLAVGLLIEVARKLLKRDARYTRFVQGSRTGFAVGWVMDAVLLSSPYASSFGGFVNLSVALWFGVGGILSSLWNTLSRRAPPQSAGAPGEGEVLPEDMSTTSLVGGGLLAGESLYFLVLGLAGLAALLG
- a CDS encoding 2,3-bisphosphoglycerate-dependent phosphoglycerate mutase; this encodes MPILALVRHGQSLWNHENRFTGFVDVPLTEKGRAEARQAAQSLQGLGIKFDVAYTSALTRAQETLAIILESLGQRVPVIRDAALNERHYGDLQGLNKEDAAKRWGDDQIKIWRRSYDVPPPNGESLEMTAKRVLPFYDRGISGDLRLGKNVLVVAHGNSNRSLVMKLDKLTGEQVIGLELATGVPLVYEMSKECEVIKKHA